The Episyrphus balteatus chromosome 3, idEpiBalt1.1, whole genome shotgun sequence genome segment acaatatttgaaataaaaaaactgacttattaaaaaatatttttttatttttttttaactgaaggTTTTGAAAATTGTGGAATTgtgaagtcagaaatcaagaaaactgtTCTGCTGTAggacttaattttttaatcaaaatcgttagaatcgttttggagaaaaatAACCTTTACCATTTTTGTCATATGAGGCGTCCAGAACAATTACATTGGTCTCCAAAGAAATCCAccttttaataaaactaaactATACTTGTCAGAATCACTCTTTCAAGGCATTTTTCCTGACAGGAACCTGAAAACTatggaaaatgtttttattgataGGCAACCAAAACCAGAACAGAATTATTAAAGATTTTAGATCCGTTTTGAGTTCACAAATACTTGTTGTTTTAGCTAAATAAGACATTTTCGGATCTCCGCTCACTTCTTCTTCTGTTGAGTAAAGCCTAAAGTAAACACTGAAAACTCAACACTTGgccatgaataaaaaaaaaaaaaatataaacaataaatttaacAGCATGCCTGTAAAACCTAAGGTCTTCTAAGGAGGACTTTGCAATTCgttaaaaaacaacttcagatttgtatttattttgatattcCCTTGTCGTAAAACAAAAGGCTTATTCACAATGTCTTCTTTAATACCCCCATATAAACAAATCAAATCTTCATAAACACCTGGCAATCAGAAGTCcctatacctacaaaaataacTTCCAATATATactcaataaatttaaatctagcaaaaaaaattccgaTTTACAACCAAATCAGCAATATAATCcgattttttgataatttttcaaaaaaaatccactGATAAGATTTGTAGCAAGAAGTGTTTTCTATAAAAGTGTCAGGTGTTCTTTAAACAAAAGTTAGTATTCTTCAAGAACATGAAGCTTTTGATTGTTATATTGGCGATTATCGCTGTTGTTTCGGCCGACAGGATTGAACTTCGTGATGGTggtaatttaacaaaaaaaaaaaaaaaaaacattgtcaaaataaaatttaaaaaacaattcgatttttttatttctaagttTTGGGCCGAAGTATATCCTCGTCAGCTATTGATGCTATCGAAAAAATGCGAGACCAAATGCCATGTGGTTTCCCCAAATACGGTATTCCCCCATTAGCCCCATTGAAGATTGAACATAAAGAACTTGCACTCAAAACCAACTCTTTAAggtttgatatatttttttttcaacagacgAAAAAACATTTCTAACTTCTTGTTAAACTTTCTTCCAAAGCGTTGATGGTGTTGTCGAAGGAGTTCGTATTGACGGTCTTAATAACTTTGAGATTTCCGAATTTAAGATCAATGTTATCTTCAGCAAGGTAACTTTCAGCTTCTTTTGGCCAAGCATTGTGGTTAGAAGTATGTATGATCTTGAAACTAGTGCAAAAGCTTACGGATTTACTGTGGATGTGAAAGGAAAGGGTAATATCTTGATGGATTTGAAGGAATTGCAAATAAGTGGAActattaaatattcaattttcaatGGAGTTAAAGTGAAGACACTTGAAATTGTTCCATCAATTGGTGATGTTGATTCAAATATTGATGGAATTTTGGGACAAGGACTTggtaacaaaaaaatgaatgaatttttggaAGAATTAATTTTACTTGGATGCAATGATAATCAagaattaataacaaaaactattgaAGATATGTTAGTGCCGAAAATTAATGAAGCTTGTGAAGGTTATACTTTGACTGATATTATTGGTATTATTGCCGGAGGTGAGGGTGGTGAGACAGAAAAGTGTATTCCACCACCAGAGGACTAATAAATTCAAGAAGATtgtgatctaaaaaaaaaaaacaaaagagttctttgtgaataaataaaatcgaattaatcgtcaaaaatcaaaattaagttTGTATTTtagattatgaaaaaaaaaaatgtaaggtaCCTTATCGGGAAGTCAATACAAAATTGAGATAAGACGACGAAAGTGTGGCAAAAATCATGTTGTACTGAGTAAATACAATTTCTAGCTGATCAAGTGGAGcaatactgttaaaaaaaaaaacattaaaatagaTGTATTTTGGAAAGTTTGTATGACAAAATTTTCACGTCTGAATTTTTCCCACCATAGGATTACTAAAATTATCAAATCTTCGCTATAAACATCTAACATTTCAGAATTCAAAATATTGGTTctcaatattattttatttaatttattttttatttaattatcgaGGTTTTTCCAAAGACCTTGATAAAATAGAGTAGTTTATCATTATATTTTCGCAATCACTAACAGGATCGAAGAATTCCATTACCACGCGCTTAGAGTATTTCTACGACATTTTAGGT includes the following:
- the LOC129913621 gene encoding uncharacterized protein LOC129913621 isoform X1, yielding MKLLIVILAIIAVVSADRIELRDGVLGRSISSSAIDAIEKMRDQMPCGFPKYGIPPLAPLKIEHKELALKTNSLSVDGVVEGVRIDGLNNFEISEFKINVIFSKVTFSFFWPSIVVRSMYDLETSAKAYGFTVDVKGKGNILMDLKELQISGTIKYSIFNGVKVKTLEIVPSIGDVDSNIDGILGQGLGNKKMNEFLEELILLGCNDNQELITKTIEDMLVPKINEACEGYTLTDIIGIIAGGEGGETEKCIPPPED
- the LOC129913621 gene encoding uncharacterized protein LOC129913621 isoform X2, translating into MKLLIVILAIIAVVSADRIELRDVLGRSISSSAIDAIEKMRDQMPCGFPKYGIPPLAPLKIEHKELALKTNSLSVDGVVEGVRIDGLNNFEISEFKINVIFSKVTFSFFWPSIVVRSMYDLETSAKAYGFTVDVKGKGNILMDLKELQISGTIKYSIFNGVKVKTLEIVPSIGDVDSNIDGILGQGLGNKKMNEFLEELILLGCNDNQELITKTIEDMLVPKINEACEGYTLTDIIGIIAGGEGGETEKCIPPPED